The following proteins come from a genomic window of Sorghum bicolor cultivar BTx623 chromosome 3, Sorghum_bicolor_NCBIv3, whole genome shotgun sequence:
- the LOC8074990 gene encoding ATP-dependent DNA helicase PIF1, protein MSYLWNSMRHLKLVHNMRAKSDPWFAEYLLRIGGGLEEANGDGEIRLPDEICIPHTREDSDLDTLIDCIFPALNANMSNKSYITSRAILSPRNDWVDMINMKMISRFQGNEMVYHSFDSAVDDPHNYCPSEFLNTLTPNGLPPHVLKLKIGCPVILLRNIDPAGGLCNGTRLVVRGFQRNIIDAEIMVGDHAGKRIFLPRIPLCPSDDEMFPFQFKRKQFPIRLSFAMTINKAQGQTLLNVGVYLPEPVFSHGQLYVALSRATARSNNRILVIPPSDKKDKKKTTKTNGAYTKNIVYKEVLTP, encoded by the coding sequence ATGTCGTACCTTTGGAATTCCATGCGACATCTCAAACTGGTGCACAACATGAGGGCAAAGAGTGACCCATGGTTTGCAGAATACTTGCTACGCATCGGGGGAGGCTTAGAGGAGGCTAATGGTGATGGTGAAATCCGTCTTCCTGATGAAATATGCATACCACATACCCGGGAAGACAGTGATCTTGATACGTTAATTGACTGCATATTCCCTGCCCTCAATGCCAATATGTCAAACAAGAGCTACATCACCTCACGAGCAATATTGTCTCCACGGAACGACTGGGTTGATATGATTAACATGAAGATGATAAGTCGTTTCCAAGGGAATGAGATGGTGTATCATAGCTTTGATAGTGCGGTGGATGATCCACATAACTACTGCCCATCTGAGTTTCTCAACACTTTGACCCCCAACGGTCTTCCTCCACATGTGTTAAAGCTCAAGATAGGGTGCCCTGTCATATTGCTAAGGAACATCGACCCTGCGGGTGGACTTTGCAATGGAACGAGGCTGGTGGTTCGAGGGTTCCAAAGAAATATTATCGATGCAGAAATTATGGTTGGAGACCATGCCGGAAAGCGAATCTTTCTACCACGAATTCCGTTATGCCCCTCGGATGACGAGATGTTCCCGTTCCAGTTCAAGAGGAAGCAGTTTCCTATTAGACTCAGTTTTGCCATGACAATTAATAAGGCACAGGGGCAGACTCTCCTCAATGTTGGTGTGTATTTGCCTGAACCAGTGTTCTCTCATGGTCAGCTGTATGTTGCGCTATCTAGAGCCACTGCCAGATCGAACAATAGAATCCTTGTTATCCCACCCAGTGATAAGAAGGATAAGAAAAAAACGAcaaaaacaaatggtgcatacaCGAAAAATATTGTCTACAAAGAGGTTCTCACTCCATGA
- the LOC8075461 gene encoding putative pentatricopeptide repeat-containing protein At1g64310 — MRGNLPFLAAAAAGGSSNGAALPLSLSHTKQLHARLMVASPSSASGPADLRLLVLRSYAARGDFSSARRLLDEAPHPVSPLLYNALIRAHARRLDLPAALALFARMRRSATPPDAHTFACVLRACAESSRPDAVKVVHGIATSCGMCSRPIVLSALVSGYAKVGLVDNARSVFDGLCEPDLVLWNSMMSAYGYQGMWYDGLQMFSLMRRAGEQPDGYSMVGLISCFWNPEILAFGQAVHGMCVKGGYDSGHHVRSTLVSMYMRCGCMESGQSLFGSLPDADLITWSSLITGLMQTGKYEESFDLFRKLCFTGRRPDSILIASVLSVCASTASVSCTREVHCYALRLGADMDIRVSSSLMDAYAKCGFTELGYLVFHQLPDKNSVMYNTVISNLGSHGFATKAIEVLDEMVNDKLRPDSATFSALLAACCHVGHLEEGWKLFRRMRDEFKIVVEVEHYVYMVRLLATFGQLKEAYDLIQTMQIQPDCGVWGALLWGCCVHRDSSLGRIVAEKLFELNSEKAAYRVMLSNLYASQEMWWDAEEVRDELSKENMYKNTGMSWVGKVKK; from the coding sequence ATGCGCGGGAACCTCCCGTTCCtcgccgcggcggccgccggTGGGTCCAGTAATGGCGCCGCCCTCCCTCTGTCCCTCTCGCACACGAAGCAGCTCCACGCGCGCCTCATGgtcgcctccccctcctccgcTTCTGGCCCTGCCGACCTCCGCCTCTTAGTGCTCCGCTCTTATGCCGCCCGCGGAGACTTCTCCTCCGCCCGCCGCTTGCTGGACGAGGCTCCCCACCCAGTCTCGCCGCTCCTCTACAACGCCCTAATCCGCGCCCACGCCCGCCGCCTCGACCTCCCCGCCGCGCTCGCGCTCTTCGCTCGCATGCGCCGCTCCGCCACACCGCCCGACGCTCACACCTTCGCCTGCGTCCTCCGTGCCTGCGCCGAATCCTCACGCCCGGACGCCGTCAAGGTCGTCCACGGTATCGCCACATCATGTGGTATGTGCTCCCGACCGATTGTCCTCAGCGCGCTTGTGAGTGGGTACGCAAAGGTTGGCCTCGTGGACAATGCTCGCAGCGTGTTCGATGGATTGTGCGAGCCGGACTTGGTCCTTTGGAACTCCATGATGTCTGCATACGGTTACCAAGGAATGTGGTATGATGGTCTCCAGATGTTTTCCTTGATGCGGAGAGCTGGGGAGCAGCCGGATGGGTATTCAATGGTTGGCTTAATCTCATGCTTCTGGAATCCGGAAATACTTGCATTCGGTCAAGCAGTCCATGGAATGTGTGTCAAGGGGGGCTATGACTCCGGACACCATGTGAGAAGCACACTTGTGTCGATGTACATGAGGTGTGGGTGTATGGAATCTGGCCAAAGCTTGTTTGGTAGCTTGCCTGATGCAGATTTGATTACCTGGTCGTCGTTGATTACTGGGCTAATGCAAACTGGCAAGTATGAGGAGTCATTTGATTTGTTCCGGAAATTGTGTTTTACTGGTAGGAGGCCCGACAGCATATTGATTGCTAGTGTTCTCTCTGTATGTGCTTCTACAGCTTCTGTTAGTTGTACCAGGGAGGTCCATTGTTATGCACTCAGGCTTGGAGCAGATATGGACATAAGAGTCTCTTCTTCACTAATGGATGCTTATGCAAAATGTGGTTTCACTGAGCTTGGATACTTGGTGTTCCACCAATTACCTGATAAGAACTCAGTCATGTACAACACAGTCATATCAAACCTTGGATCTCACGGGTTTGCAACTAAGGCTATTGAAGTCCTAGATGAGATGGTTAATGATAAGCTCAGGCCTGATAGTGCTACCTTCTCTGCTTTACTTGCTGCTTGTTGTCATGTGGGACACTTGGAGGAGGGATGGAAGTTGTTCAGGAGaatgagggatgagttcaagaTAGTTGTTGAAGTGGAGCACTATGTGTACATGGTGAGGCTTCTTGCAACATTTGGCCAGCTGAAGGAGGCATATGATCTTATACAGACAATGCAAATACAACCAGATTGTGGTGTATGGGGTGCATTGCTTTGGGGTTGTTGTGTCCATCGTGATTCTAGCCTCGGCAGGATTGTTGCTGAAAAGCTCTTTGAACTCAATTCAGAGAAAGCTGCTTACAGGGTTATGCTCTCAAACTTGTATGCCTCACAAGAGATGTGGTGGGATGCTGAGGAGGTTAGGGATGAGTTATCGAAAGAAAATATGTACAAGAACACAGGGATGAGTTGGGTTGGCAAAGTAAAGAAATGA
- the LOC8075462 gene encoding lysM domain receptor-like kinase 3: MAKHGFLFFLTLFLQHHYTSASSIDQQQSRLASTSEWQPLHCDAVSINPSCGSFLYVTPQGRSLSEIVSVFNGNASLIQTINRLSGSQDLLMGVACKCQAISNTTTAFFHDTQYKVEPDDTPGEVKSNTFSGLAMNVGDGVGSMTIIISASISAAILFFCVFTVILRLRRRSSQHTVEAPEIKMERAPSNTSIAALESRYFPSMRINDIDPFQTERPVIFSLKVIGDATANFDEKRKIGEGGYGSVYLGFIGAHEIAIKKMKASKSKEFFAELKALCKVHHINVVELIGYAAGDDHLYLVYEYVQNGSLSEHLHDPLLKGHQPLSWTARTQIALDAARGIEYIHDHTKACYVHRDIKTSNILLDNGLRAKVADFGLVKLVERSDEEECMATRLVGTPGYLPPESVLELHMTTKSDVYAFGVVLAELITGLRALIRDNKEVNKMKSIISIVRVLAIFKSENLESSLETIIDPNLKDCYPIEEVCKMANVSIWCLSEDPLNRPEMRDIMPTLCQIHLTSIEWEASLGGDGEVFSGVSYGR; the protein is encoded by the exons ATGGCTAAACATGGTTTCCTGTTCTTCCTCACCTTGTTTCTGCAGCACCACTATACAAGCGCCTCTTCAATTGATCAGCAACAAAGCCGCCTAGCATCAACTTCGGAATGGCAACCCTTGCATTGCGATGCTGTGTCCATCAACCCTTCATGCGGCTCATTCCTTTATGTCACTCCTCAAGGGCGTAGCCTGTCAGAGATTGTCTCTGTATTCAACGGTAATGCATCTCTCATCCAGACTATCAATCGGCTCTCTGGTTCACAGGACCTGTTGATGGGCGTGGCATGCAAGTGTCAGGCTATCAGCAACACCACGACTGCTTTTTTTCATGACACTCAATATAAAGTGGAGCCGGATGACACACCTGGCGAAGTGAAGAGTAATACCTTCAGCGGGCTTGCAATGAATGTTGGTGATG GTGTTGGTAGTATGACAATCATAATATCAGCATCCATATCTGCTGCAATATTGTTCTTCTGCGTCTTCACTGTCATTCTTCGCCTGAGAAGGAGGTCTTCTCAGCACACTGTTGAAGCACCTGAAATAAAAATGGAGAGAGCTCCCAGCAACACCAGCATCGCTGCTCTGGAGAGCCGTTACTTTCCATCCATGAGAATTAATG ATATTGACCCATTCCAAACAGAGAGGCCTGTCATTTTTAGTTTGAAAGTAATTGGAGATGCTACGGCTAATTTCGATGAGAAAAGAAAGATCGGCGAGGGAGGATATGGCAGTGTTTACCTTGGTTTCATAGGAGCACAT GAAATTGCGATCAAGAAGATGAAAGCAAGCAAATCGAAGGAATTCTTTGCTGAGTTGAAAGCTCTGTGCAAAGTACATCACATTAACGTG GTTGAGTTGATTGGTTATGCTGCTGGGGATGATCACCTGTACCTTGTGTATGAATATGTCCAGAATGGATCACTTAGTGAGCATCTACATGATCCGTTGCTGAAAG GCCATCAACCTCTTTCATGGACTGCTAGAACACAGATAGCATTGGATGCAGCACGTGGTATTGAGTACATTCATGATCATACTAAGGCCTGTTACGTGCATCGTGACATCAAAACAAGCAATATTCTGCTCGACAATGGATTAAGAGCTAAA GTTGCAGATTTCGGACTAGTGAAGCTTGTTGAGCGTAGTGATGAAGAAGAATGCATGGCAACTCGTTTAGTTGGAACGCCAGGATACCTTCCACCTGA GTCAGTTCTTGAACTTCATATGACTACCAAGTCTGATGTGTATGCATTTGGAGTAGTTCTTGCAGAGCTCATTACAGGACTCCGTGCACTTATCCGGGATAACAAAGAAGTCAACAAGATGAAGTCAATAATCTCAATTGTAAGAGTCCTTGCGA TCTTCAAATCAGAAAATCTAGAGAGCTCATTGGAAACAATTATAGATCCTAACTTGAAGGACTGCTATCCCATAGAAGAAGTGTGCAAG ATGGCAAATGTTTCAATATGGTGCCTAAGTGAGGATCCATTGAACCGGCCTGAGATGAGGGACATCATGCCAACTCTGTGTCAAATCCATCTCACCTCTATTGAATGGGAAGCATCACTTGGAGGTGATGGCGAAGTATTTAGTGGTGTTTCCTATGGTAGATGA